The Medicago truncatula cultivar Jemalong A17 chromosome 4, MtrunA17r5.0-ANR, whole genome shotgun sequence genome includes a region encoding these proteins:
- the LOC11416848 gene encoding 40S ribosomal protein S25-2, with the protein MAPKKAAPPPSSKPAKSGGGKQKKKKWSKGKQKEKVNNMVLFDQGTYDKLLTEAPKYKLITPSVLSDRLRINGSLARRAIRDLMAKGLIRLVSAHSSQQIYTRATNT; encoded by the exons ATG GCACCCAAGAAGGCAGCTCCTCCTCCTTCATCCAAGCCAGCCAAATCTGGCGGTGGCAAACAGAAGAAGAAG AAGTGGAGCAAGGGAAAGCAAAAGGAGAAGGTGAACAACATGGTGCTGTTTGATCAGGGTACCTATGACAAGCTCCTAACTGAAGCACCCAAATACAAGCTCATCACTCCTTCTGTCCTCTCTGATCGTTTGAGG ATTAATGGATCACTTGCAAGGAGGGCAATAAGAGACTTGATGGCTAAAGGTTTAATCAGGTTGGTGTCTGCTCATTCAAGTCAGCAGATTTACACCAGGGCTACAAACACCTAG
- the LOC11414904 gene encoding uncharacterized protein gives MESFSFNLQAEKANAILKHHKLQRATTLLRLVEVCVVLVLISRLSMKLPIVVRNSSEYLKDISVFINSHYFVFVIGNIIIITLFAQGNGKNIPKEQEHDDIYEKLAGKSIKHEEKERMIKYDSTKEGASIENKRIDDVEEKMKTKTELKKGYCYRRCETEILKKRRRVLQRCESENSGRKKIEAAPAASEEKMVRISYPEDEMSNEEFRRTVEAFIAKQQRGFEG, from the coding sequence ATGGAGTCGTTCAGTTTTAACCTCCAAGCAGAGAAAGCCAACGCAATCCTAAAACATCATAAGCTTCAAAGGGCAACAACTTTGTTACGGCTAGTTGAAGTATGTGTTGTTTTGGTCTTGATTTCAAGACTTTCTATGAAGTTACCAATTGTGGTAAGAAACTCGAGCGAGTATTTAAAGGATATTTCAGTCTTTATCAATAGCCACTATTTTGTCTTTGTTATCGGAAACATTATAATCATCACGCTGTTCGCTCAAGGTAATGGAAAAAACATTCCAAAAGAACAGGAACATGATGATATTTATGAAAAGTTGGCAGGTAAAAGTATAAAGCacgaagaaaaagagagaatgataaaatatgATAGCACAAAAGAAGGTGCTAGCATAGAGAACAAGAGAATTGATGATGtggaagagaaaatgaaaactaaAACAGAGTTGAAGAAGGGTTATTGTTATAGAAGGTGTGAAACTGAGATTTTGAAGAAACGGCGTCGCGTGCTGCAAAGATGTGAGAGTGAGAACAGCGGAAGGAAAAAGATTGAAGCTGCTCCTGCTGCTAGTGAGGAGAAAATGGTGAGAATTTCATATCCGGAGGATGAGATGAGCAACGAGGAGTTTCGTCGTACTGTAGAGGCTTTTATTGCAAAGCAACAAAGAGGATTTGAGGGGTAG
- the LOC11440565 gene encoding bifunctional dihydrofolate reductase-thymidylate synthase, which produces MASDSSVIINGNGNHNSEPNPQRTYQVVVIATRDMGIAKDGKLPWTLPIDQKFFEDITTVTSDPGKKNAVVMGRKSWEAIPPENRPLRGRLNIILTRSGSFEIATADNVLICGSVSSAMELLASSPYCQSIEKVFLTGGAEIFREALHAPGCEAIHITEIEASIECDTFMPRIDFSVFHPWYTSFPLVENGIRYSFNTYVRVRSSTEESQGLNTDPVLYDNSNPLKFEIKDFTFLPKIIFERHEEYKYLKLVEEIISEGTVKDDRTGTGTLSKFGSKMRFNLRRSFPLLTTKRVFWRGVVEELLWFISGSTSAKVLQEKGIHIWDGNASREYLDSIGLKEREEADLGPVYGFQWRHFGARYTNMHDDYSGQGFDQLLDVINKIKHNPDDRRIILSAWNPSDLKLMALPPCHMFAQFYVANGELSCQMYQRSADMGLGVPFNIASYALLTYMIAHVCDLVPGDLIHVIGDAHVYRNHVKPLQEQLQNLPKPFPILKINPKKKDIDSFVAADFKLIGYDPHQKIEMKMAV; this is translated from the exons ATGGCTAGTGATTCTTCTGTAATCATCAATGGAAATGGCAATCACAACTCAGAGCCGAATCCGCAGAGGACTTACCAAGTAGTAGTAATTGCAACCCGAGATATGGGTATTGCTAAGGATGGAAAATTACCCTGGACATTGCCTATTGATCAAAAGTTTTTTGAGGATATCACAACAGTGACATCTGATCCTGGGAAGAAGAATGCCGTTGTCATGGGTAGAAAATCATGGGAGGCTATCCCTCCTGAGAACAGACCTCTCAGGGGCCGTCTTAATATTATTCTAACTCGCTCGGGTAGTTTTGAAATTGCAACTGCAGATAATGTTCTTATATGTGGAAGTGTATCTTCTGCTATGGAACTGTTGGCTTCTTCTCCTTACTGTCAGTCAATTGAGAAAGTATTTCTTACAGGAGGTGCTGAGATTTTTAG AGAGGCTCTTCATGCACCTGGATGCGAAGCCATTCATATTACCGAAATTGAAGCGAGCATTGAGTGCGACACTTTTATGCCCCGAATTGATTTCTCTGTATTTCATCCATGGTATACGTCTTTCCCTTTGGTGGAAAATGGCATCCGCTATTCTTTTAACACTTATGTGCGTGTAAGGTCTTCAACAGAAGAATCTCAGGGTCTTAATACCGATCCAGTTCTGTATGATAATTCAAACCCTCTAAAATTTGAGATCAAGGATTTTACTTTTCTTCCTAAGATTATTTTTGAGAGACATGAGGAGTACAAGTATCTTAAATTAGTTGAGGAAATCATTTCTGAAGGCACGGTTAAGGACGATAGGACGGGGACTGGTACCTTGTCCAAATTTGGTTCCAAG ATGAGATTTAATCTGCGTAGAAGCTTTCCACTTTTAACAACCAAG AGAGTATTTTGGCGAGGCGTTGTTGAAGAGCTTCTTTGGTTTATCAGTGGCTCAACAAGTGCCAAG GTGCTGCAGGAAAAAGGCATTCATATATGGGATGGCAATGCATCCAGGGAATACCTTGACAG CATTGGTTTGAAAGAAAGGGAAGAGGCTGACTTAGGACCTGTTTATGGGTTTCAGTGGAGGCATTTTGGTGCAAG GTATACTAACATGCATGATGACTACTCCGGCCAAGGATTTGATCAGCTGTTAGATGTTATTAACAAGATAAAACACAATCCTGATGATCGACGTATCATCCTCTCAGCATGGAATCCATCCGATCTTAAATTAATGGCACTTCCCCCCTGCCACATGTTTGCGCAG tTCTATGTGGCAAATGGAGAGTTATCATGTCAAATGTATCAACGATCTGCTGACATGGGTCTGGGTGTGCCCTTTAATATTGCATCTTATGCGCTCTTGACATACATGATTGCTCATGTTTGTG ACCTTGTTCCAGGTGATTTAATCCATGTTATTGGGGATGCACATGTTTACCGCAATCATGTGAAGCCTTTGCAGGAACAGCTCCAAAACCTGCCAAAACCTTTTCCG ATATTGAAGATAAATCCAAAGAAGAAAGATATAGATTCTTTTGTGGCTGCTGATTTCAAGCTCATAGGCTATGATCCTCATCAGAAGATAGAAATGAAGATGGCTGTTTAG
- the LOC11415990 gene encoding uncharacterized protein, whose amino-acid sequence MESFRFNLQVEKANAILKHRKLQRVTILLRLVEVCVVLVLISRLSLKLLVVVRNSSEYLRDVSVIVNSHYFVFVIGNVIIITLFAQGSGKNVPKEHEHDDIYEKLVHNSVNHEEKERIIKDDRIVEKGGSLEQHKMKREVKKSYRRCETNILKKRRRVLERCESENERKIIEAATPAEEEMLRISYPEDEMSNDEFRRIVEAFIAKQQRGFEG is encoded by the coding sequence ATGGAGTCATTTCGTTTTAACCTCCAAGTCGAGAAAGCCAACGCAATCCTAAAACACCGCAAGCTTCAAAGGGTAACAATCTTATTACGACTCGTTGAAGTGTGTGTTGTTTTGGTCTTGATTTCAAGGCTTTCTTTGAAGCTACTAGTTGTAGTAAGAAACTCAAGTGAGTATTTAAGGGACGTTTCGGTCATTGTCAATAgccattattttgtttttgtaatcgGTAACGTTATAATCATCACGTTGTTTGCTCAGGGTTCTGGAAAAAATGTTCCAAAAGAACATGAACATGATGATATTTACGAAAAGTTAGTTCATAATAGTGTAAATCacgaagaaaaagagagaataataaaAGATGATAGGATAGTGGAAAAAGGTGGTAGCTTAGAGCAGCATAAAATGAAAAGAGAGGTGAAGAAGAGTTATAGAAGGTGTGAGACTAATATTTTGAAGAAACGACGTCGTGTATTGGAAAGGTGTGAGAGTGAGAATGAAAGGAAAATCATTGAAGCTGCTACTCCTGCTGAGGAGGAAATGTTGAGGATTTCGTATCCGGAGGATGAAATGAGCAACGATGAGTTTCGTCGCATTGTAGAAGCTTTTATTGCAAAGCAACAAAGAGGATTTGAGGGGTAG